The following proteins come from a genomic window of Miscanthus floridulus cultivar M001 chromosome 2, ASM1932011v1, whole genome shotgun sequence:
- the LOC136536235 gene encoding uncharacterized protein gives MERFYKRKAPEPDSGNNARNSRLDDINWEEEIKFDPGLRKQIDDYHPNVRERVRRKYLENGPCQPRTVHFPVTNIGGIPRRFVPEWFDEFGGWLEYSESKDRAYCFYCFLFREKKDGGYEAFVKNGWNGYHRKERLQNHVGNVGGSHYLAMKKCDDLLQTKQHIDVAFRDVSESAKKDYFTRLNGSIDVARILVKQGLPFRGHDESKKSLNKGNFREFRNFAEEQNPTLRKAVDKKNSDNSLLIAPEIQKDIVHCFAKEVLHSILEEIGDDVFCLLVDESRDVSWKEQMAVVLRYVDKCGIVKERFVGLVHVKETNSASLKSAIDALFADLKLSLKQVRGQGYDGASNMRDEYIDPKKRRHKSGITNKHYYQVDCFNDVIDWLLQELDSRFNETGSQLLVCSAAFSPRDSFHDFSIENLMSLANLYPHDFDSGNLRDLNHELGLYIYDVRDDERFSNLQTIAELSQTMVKTRKHERYQWFTNS, from the exons ATGGAACGATTTTACAAAAGGAAAGCACCAGAGCCGGATAGTGGCAATAATGCTAGAAATTCACGTTTGGATGATATCAACTGGGAGGAGGAGATTAAGTTTGATCCAGGATTAAGGAAACAAATTGATGATTATCATCCTAATGTTAGAGAGAGGGTGAGAAGAAAGTACTTGGAGAATGGGCCTTGCCAACCTCGCACAGTTCATTTTCCTGTGACAAATattggaggaattccaagaagGTTTGTTCCAGAATGGTTCGATGAGTTTGGAGGTTGGCTTGAATATAGTGAGTCCAAAGACAGAGCATATTGCTTTTATTGTTTCTTGTTTAGAGAAAAGAAGGATGGCGGATATGAAGCATTTGTTAAAAATGGTTGGAATGGCTATCATAGAAAGGAAAGGCTACAAAATCATGTTGGTAATGTCGGTGGCTCACACTATCTGGCAATGAAGAAATGTGATGATCTCTTACAAACAAAACAGCACATTGATGTTGCTTTCCGTGATGTGAGTGAATCTGCTAAGAAGGACTATTTTACTCGTTTGAATGGGTCTATTGATGTTGCTAGAATATTGGTGAAGCAAGGATTGCCGTTTCGGGGCCACGACGAGTCGAAGAAGTCCTTAAATAAAGGGAACTTCAGGGAATTTCGTAATTTTGCAGAGGAGCAAAATCCGACCTTAAGAAAGGCAGTAGATAAAAAGAATTCGGATAACAGCCTTTTGATTGCTCCTGAAATACAAAAGGATATTGTGCATTGTTTTGCAAAGGAAGTGCTACACTCTATTCTAGAAGAAATTGGGGATGATGTTTtttgcttgctagttgatgagTCGAGAGATGTTTCTTGGAAAGAACAAATGGCAGTGGTCTTAAGATATGTAGATAAATGTGGAATTGTTAAAGAGAGATTTGTTGGTCTTGTTCATGTGAAAGAAACAAATTCTGCAAGTCTCAAGTCTGCTATTGATGCATTATTTGCTGATCTTAAGTTAAGCCTAAAGCAAGTTAGAGGCCAAGGATATGATGGTGCTAGCAATATGCGAG ATGAATATATTGATCCAAAGAAGCGGAGGCATAAATCTGGAATTACAAACAAGCATTATTATCAAGTAGATTGTTTTAATGATGTTATTGATTGGCTACTTCAAGAGCTTGACAGCCGCTTCAATGAGACAGGCTCTCAATTGCTTGTTTGCTCAGCAGCTTTTAGTCCAAGAGACTCATTCCATGATTTTAGTATAGAAAATTTGATGAGCCTAGCGAACCTTTATCCACATGATTTTGATTCTGGGAATTTAAGGGATCTTAACCACGAGCTTGGCCTCTACATATATGATGTGAGAGATGATGAAAGGTTCTCCAACCTACAAACTATTGCCGAGCTTTCTCAAACAATGGTGAAGACTAGAAAACACGAACGTTATCAATGGTTTACTAACTCTTGA
- the LOC136536236 gene encoding uncharacterized protein: MKRTADALREVGHTISPAQLVLNLLRGLNSRFANTADIIANSSPLPNFKSATNMLRVKELRLGTEGKEASASALAASTTSSCTSPSCRSTSSAPTNRGGGGKGKGGKGKGGRGSNGSGGSGGGGRNQQHGGGFSGQGGGSGGRQAPQPAGPWVCYNPLAVQWPP; this comes from the coding sequence ATGAAGCGCACCGCTGATGCACTTCGGGAGGTCGGCCACACCATCTCCCCCGCACAGCTCGTGCTCAATCTTCTGCGCGGCCTCAACTCCCGTTTTGCCAACACCGCCGACATCATTGCCAACTCATCGCCACTTCCCAACTTCAAGTCTGCCACCAACATGCTCCGCGTCAAGGAGCTCCGCCTTGGCACCGAGGGCAAAGAGGCATCGGCTTCAGCTCTTgccgcctccaccacctcctcctgcaCTTCACCGTCCTGCCGGTCCACCTCCTCTGCACCCACCAATCGTGGGGGCGGTGGCAAGGGCAAGGGTGGCAAGGGCAAGGGTGGGCGTGGCAGCAACGGCAgcggtggcagtggcggtggcgggcGCAACCAGCAGCACGGTGGTGGCTTCAGCGGGCAAGGCGGCGGCTCTGGCGGCCGTCAGGCTCCTCAGCCGGCCGGCCCTTGGGTTTGCTACAACCCTTTGGCCGTCCAGTGGCCAccttag
- the LOC136536237 gene encoding uncharacterized protein, giving the protein MTSSSSSSQSSGTMGDYLAAPFFVAYASVNVKQHVPIALSLERPNYSKWKAFFTALCGKYGLLYHIDGTAAARPADPLWSQPDACIRGWMYGSVDDAVLDLAMEPDQDARALYVSIEALFQANK; this is encoded by the coding sequence ATGACGTCGTCGTCGAGTTCCTCCCAGTCGTCCGGCACCATGGGGGACTATCTCGCTGCTCCCTTCTTCGTCGCCTACGCCTCCGTCAACGTGAAGCAGCACGTCCCCATCGCGCTCAGCCTCGAGCGCCCGAACTACTCCAAGTGGAAGGCGTTCTTCACCGCCCTCTGCGGCAAGTACGGGCTTCTCTACCACATCGACGGCACGGCGGCCGCGCGCCCGGCTGACCCCCTGTGGTCTCAGCCTGACGCCTGCATCCGCGGCTGGATGTACGGCTCCGTCGACGACGCCGTCCTCGACCTCGCTATGGAGCCCGATCAGGACGCGCGCGCTCTGTACGTCTCCATCGAGGCCCTGTTCCAGGCAAACAAGTAG